The Medicago truncatula cultivar Jemalong A17 chromosome 4, MtrunA17r5.0-ANR, whole genome shotgun sequence genome includes a region encoding these proteins:
- the LOC11437772 gene encoding heparanase-like protein 3, translating to MGYQKKLLGMFFWMYLVSFSFSFIGVNCIGLGNDSAVKGVVVIHGKAFIGRIDNDFVCATLDWWPPQKCDWGRCSWGHASLLNLDLNNKILLNAIKAFSPLKIRLGGTLQDMVIYGTEDNKQSCTPFALSSKEKIDFGFTKGCLPMQRWDELNSFFQKAGVKVIFGLNALAGRSFESGSAVGPWNYTNAESFIRYTVAKKYTIHGWEFGNELCGGGIGTSVAADQYASDVIVLRKIIQDVYRGVKPKPLIIAPGGFFDENWFKEFLNKSDESTNVVTHHIYNLGPGGDPHIVERILDPSSLNGVAGIFSSLKNVLQSSRTSAQAWVGEAGGASGSGHHLVSDAFVNSFWYLDQLGMSATYGTRTYCRQTLIGGNYGLLNTTTFMPNPDYYSALLWHRLMGGRVLSTTFYGTKKIRTYAHCAKESKGITILFLNLDNSTTVQARVALNFAKKPSPHNVGESQRREYHLTAKDGNLHSQTMVLNGNILSGNSAGDIPSLNPIYVDSSKPITVRPLSIVFAHIPDAAVKACS from the exons ATGGGTTATCAAAAAAAGCTTCTGGGTATGTTTTTTTGGATGTACTTGGTAAGCTTCAGTTTCAGCTTCATTGGAGTGAATTGCATAGGATTAGGAAATGATTCAGCTGTGAAAGGGGTTGTTGTAATTCATGGCAAAGCTTTTATTGGAAGGATTGATAATGATTTTGTTTGTGCAACTCTTGATTGGTGGCCTCCTCAGAAATGTGACTGGGGAAGATGCAGTTGGGGTCATGCTTCTCTTCTTAATCTG GacctcaacaacaaaattttgttaaatgCAATAAAAG CCTTTTCACCTTTGAAAATTAGATTGGGTGGTACTTTGCAAGATATGGTCATATATGGAACTGAAGATAATAAGCAATCCTGTACTCCATTTGCTCTGAGCTCTAAAGAAAAGATTGATTTTGGTTTCACTAAAGGGTGCTTACCAATGCAAAGATGGGATGAGCTAAACAGCTTTTTCCAAAAAGCAGG GGTTAAAGTTATATTTGGATTAAATGCTCTTGCTGGAAGATCTTTTGAATCTGGTTCTGCTGTTGGACCTTGGAACTATACTAATGCCGAGTCTTTTATACGTTATACTGTTGCAAAGAAGTACACTATTCATGGTTGGGAATTCG GTAATGAATTGTGTGGAGGTGGAATTGGAACAAGTGTAGCTGCAGATCAATATGCTTCTGATGTAATTGTTTTAAGAAAGATAATTCAAGATGTATATAGAGGGGTTAAGCCAAAGCCACTCATTATTGCACCTGGAGGCttctttgatgaaaattggTTTAAGGAATTCTTAAACAAATCGGACGAATCCACAAATGTGGTCACCCACCACATTTATAACCTTGGACCAG GAGGTGATCCGCACATAGTTGAAAGAATTCTCGATCCATCCTCTCTTAATGGAGTGGCTGGCATATTCAGCAGCCTTAAAAATGTACTTCAAAGTTCAAGAACCTCAGCTCAAGCATGGGTTGGTGAAGCAGGAGGGGCTTCGGGTAGTGGTCATCATCTGGTGTCTGATGCATTTGTCAACAGCTTTTG GTATTTGGATCAGCTTGGCATGTCAGCCACTTATGGCACAAGAACATACTGCAGACAGACTTTGATAGGAGGAAACTATGGTTTATTGAATACCACTACTTTCATGCCAAATCCAGATTATTATAG tGCTCTTCTTTGGCACCGACTCATGGGAGGACGTGTCCTGTCAACTACCTTCTATGGAACAAAGAAGATCAGAACTTATGCACATTGTGCAAAGGAATCT AAGGGAATCACAATACTGTTTCTCAATTTGGACAATAGCACCACTGTTCAAGCCAGAGTGGCCTTAAATTTTGCCAAGAAACCATCCCCTCATAATGTGGGAGAATCACAAAGAAGAGAGTACCATTTAACAGCAAAGGATGGAAATTTACATAGCCAAACTATGGTACTAAATGGAAACATTCTAAGTGGAAATTCAGCTGGTGACATTCCTTCATTGAATCCTATATATGTTGATTCTTCAAAGCCAATAACAGTTAGGCCTCTTTCTATTGTATTTGCACATATACCAGATGCTGCTGTTAAAGCTTGCAGCTAG